The following proteins are co-located in the Theropithecus gelada isolate Dixy chromosome 19, Tgel_1.0, whole genome shotgun sequence genome:
- the ELOF1 gene encoding transcription elongation factor 1 homolog isoform X1, with amino-acid sequence MGRRKSKRKPPPKKKMTGTLETQFTCPFCNHEKSCDVKMDRARNTGVISCTVCLEEFQTPITSSAHPLLSVMSWVLRLPCHQKKERGPEVPAFGRWPGGACDQPFTPPSILFSQ; translated from the exons ATGGGGCGCAGAAAGTCCAAACGAAAGCCGCCTCCCAAGAAGAAGATGACGGGCACCCTCGAGACCCAGTTCACCTGCCCCTTCTGCAACCACGAGAAATCCTGTGATGTGAAAAT GGACCGTGCCCGCAACACCGGAGTCATCTCTTGTACTGTGTGCCTAGAGGAATTCCAGACGCCCATAACGT CCAGCGCACATCCCTTGCTGTCTGTGATGTCTTGGGTTCTGCGTCTGCCTTGTCACCAGAAGAAGGAGAGGGGACCTGAGGTTCCAGCGTTTGGGAGGTGGCCTGGTGGCGCATGTGACCAGCCCTTCACACCGCCCAGCATTTTATTCAGTCAGTAA
- the ELOF1 gene encoding transcription elongation factor 1 homolog isoform X3, producing the protein MGRRKSKRKPPPKKKMTGTLETQFTCPFCNHEKSCDVKMDRARNTGVISCTVCLEEFQTPITYLSEPVDVYSDWIDACEAANQ; encoded by the exons ATGGGGCGCAGAAAGTCCAAACGAAAGCCGCCTCCCAAGAAGAAGATGACGGGCACCCTCGAGACCCAGTTCACCTGCCCCTTCTGCAACCACGAGAAATCCTGTGATGTGAAAAT GGACCGTGCCCGCAACACCGGAGTCATCTCTTGTACTGTGTGCCTAGAGGAATTCCAGACGCCCATAACGT ATCTGTCAGAACCCGTGGATGTGTACAGTGATTGGATAGACGCCTGCGAGGCAGCCAATCAGTAG
- the ELOF1 gene encoding transcription elongation factor 1 homolog isoform X2 yields MEAIRCPECHSSWMAHPPADMGRRKSKRKPPPKKKMTGTLETQFTCPFCNHEKSCDVKMDRARNTGVISCTVCLEEFQTPITYLSEPVDVYSDWIDACEAANQ; encoded by the exons ATGGAGGCCATCAGATGCCCTGAGTGTCACTCTTCGTGGATG GCTCATCCACCTGCAGACATGGGGCGCAGAAAGTCCAAACGAAAGCCGCCTCCCAAGAAGAAGATGACGGGCACCCTCGAGACCCAGTTCACCTGCCCCTTCTGCAACCACGAGAAATCCTGTGATGTGAAAAT GGACCGTGCCCGCAACACCGGAGTCATCTCTTGTACTGTGTGCCTAGAGGAATTCCAGACGCCCATAACGT ATCTGTCAGAACCCGTGGATGTGTACAGTGATTGGATAGACGCCTGCGAGGCAGCCAATCAGTAG
- the ACP5 gene encoding tartrate-resistant acid phosphatase type 5, with protein MDMWTALLFLQALLLPSLADGATPALRFVAVGDWGGVPNAPFHTAREMANAKEIARTVQILGADFILSLGDNFYFTGVQDINDKRFQETFEDVFSDRSLRNVPWYVLAGNHDHLGNVSAQIAYSKISKRWNFPSPFYRLRFKIPRTNVSVAIFMLDTVTLCGNSDDFLSQQPERPRDVKLARTQLSWLKKQLAAAREDYVLVAGHYPVWSIAEHGPTHCLVKQLRPLLATYRVTAYLCGHDHNLQYLQDENGVGYVLSGAGNFMDPSKRHQRKVPNGYLRFHYGTEDSLGGFAYVEISSKEMTVTYIEALGKSLFKTSLPRRARP; from the exons ATGGACATGTGGACGGCGCTGCTCTTCCTACAAGCCTTGTTGCTACCCTCCCTGGCTGATGGTGCCACCCCTGCCCTGCGCTTTGTAGCCGTGGGCGACTGGGGAGGGGTCCCCAATGCCCCATTCCACACGGCCCGGGAAATGGCCAATGCCAAGGAGATCGCTCGGACCGTGCAGATCCTGGGTGCAGACTTCATCCTGTCTCTAGGGGACAATTTTTACTTCACTGGTGTACAAGACATCAATGACAAGAGGTTCCAG GAGACCTTTGAGGACGTATTCTCTGACCGCTCCCTTCGCAACGTGCCCTGGTACGTGCTGGCTGGAAACCATGACCACCTCGGCAACGTCTCTGCCCAGATTGCCTACTCTAAAATCTCCAAGCGCTG GAACTTCCCCAGCCCTTTCTACCGCCTGCGCTTCAAGATCCCACGGACCAATGTGTCTGTGGCCATTTTTATGCTGGACACAGTGACACTATGTGGCAACTCAGACGACTTCCTCAGTCAGCAGCCTGAGAGGCCCCGAGACGTGAAGCTGGCCCGCACACAGCTGTCCTGGCTCAAGAAACAGCTGGCAGCAGCCAGGGAGGACTACGTGCTGGTGGCCGGCCATTACCCCGTGTGGTCCATAGCCGAGCACGGGCCTACCCACTGCCTGGTCAAGCAGCTACGACCACTGCTGGCCACATACAGGGTCACCGCCTACCTGTGCGGCCACGATCACAATCTGCAG TACCTGCAAGATGAGAACGGCGTGGGCTATGTGCTGAGTGGGGCTGGGAATTTCATGGACCCCTCGAAGCGGCACCAGCGCAAGGTCCCCAACGGCTATCTGCGCTTCCACTATGGGACTGAAGACTCACTGGGTGGCTTTGCCTATGTGGAGATCAGCTCCAAAGAGATGACTGTCACTTACATCGaagccttgggcaagtccctctTTAAGACCAGCCTACCGAGGCGAGCCAGGCCCTGA